One genomic window of Cannabis sativa cultivar Pink pepper isolate KNU-18-1 chromosome 2, ASM2916894v1, whole genome shotgun sequence includes the following:
- the LOC115718939 gene encoding vesicle-associated protein 2-2 isoform X2, producing the protein MSKLLEIQPKELKFTIELKKPSSCSVQLSNNTNYHVAFKVKTTSPKRYCVRPNVGVIMPNSSCDFIVTMQMPRTTPLDLECKDKFLIQSTVVSAETTDEYITASMFAKDGGKLVEEKKLRVILVSPPHSPTLSPINGALNQGMGDDYLFSKDHSLNGVGNLSKQQTVSKDTEESVTVKIKEQKPVVATELKPVKNVEFMLEKDVQELKPAKGIEELKPAKHKEEMEPAKNSEVLNPTMYTEELKPVKYTEELKPSKHTEVLKTARYMEELKPTLYAEELKPTMYAEESKSSMYSEELKPLKYTEELSPAKYVEELKPSLYPEELKSAKYVEELKPSKYVEDLNPANDVMDLNSDKYVEELKPAKDIELKSVESVEESKPVKDVELKNVKAVEELKLFKDVEEIKSKLSKFELKLHQADATILQLMEERKSNIEERKFLQEKLAELSKRGVKTVQVGFPLLFVFMVAFISIVLGYRLHH; encoded by the exons ATGAGTAAACTTTTGGAAATTCAACCTAAAGAATTGAAGTTCACAA TTGAATTGAAGAAGCCAAGCTCATGTTCAGTTCAGCTTTCCAATAACACCAACTACCATGTTGCTTTTAAG GTTAAGACCACCTCCCCTAAGAGATACTGTGTGCGGCCCAATGTTGGTGTTATAATGCCCAATTCGAGTTGTGATTTTATAG TCACAATGCAAATGCCACGGACAACTCCACTCGACTTGGAGTGCAAGGATAAGTTTTTAATCCAGAGCACAGTGGTTTCTGCTGAGACAACGGATGAGTACATTACAGCTAGCATG TTTGCGAAAGATGGCGGGAAACTGGTTGAAGAGAAGAAACTGAGAGTGATTCTTGTCAGCCCACCTCATTCGCCAACCTTGTCACCAATTAATGGAGCCTTAAACCAGGGGATGGGtgatgattatttattttctaaagatCACTCTTTAAATGGAGTTGGAAATTTATCCAAACAACAAACG GTTAGCAAGGATACAGAGGAGTCTGTAACAGTTAAAATTAAGGAGCAAAAGCCAGTGGTGGCTACAGAATTGAAGCCTGTGAAAAATGTGGAGTTTATGCTGGAAAAGGACGTACAGGAGTTAAAACCAGCAAAGGGTATAGAGGAATTGAAGCCTGCAAAGCACAAGGAGGAAATGGAGCCTGCAAAGAACTCAGAGGTGTTGAATCCCACCATGTACACGGAGGAGTTGAAGCCCGTAAAGTACACGGAGGAGTTGAAGCCCTCAAAGCACACAGAGGTGTTGAAGACCGCAAGGTACATGGAGGAGTTGAAGCCCACCTTGTACGCGGAGGAGTTGAAGCCCACAATGTATGCAGAGGAGTCGAAGTCGTCAATGTACTCGGAGGAGTTGAAGCCATTAAAGTACACAGAAGAGTTGAGCCCTGCAAAGTACgtagaggaattgaagccatCATTGTACCCAGAGGAGTTGAAGTCTGCAAAGTACGTGGAGGAGTTGAAGCCATCAAAGTATGTGGAGGATTTGAATCCAGCAAACGATGTCATGGATTTGAATTCAGATAAATATgtagaggaattgaagccagCAAAGGACATAGAGTTAAAATCCGTAGAGAGTGTTGAGGAATCGAAGCCAGTGAAAGATGTTGAGTTGAAAAATGTAAAGGCTGTAGAGGAGTTGAAGTTGTTTAAAGATGTTGAGGAGATTAAATCAAAGCTAAGCAAATTTGAATTAAAACTTCATCAG GCTGATGCTACTATTTTACAGCTGATGGAGGAGAGAAAATCAAACattgaagagagaaaatttttaCAGGAgaaatta GCAGAGTTGAGCAAAAGAGGCGTAAAAACGGTCCAAGTCGGGTTTCCTCTTCTGTTTGTTTTTATGGTTGCATTTATCAGTATCGTTCTTGGTTACCGTTTGCACCACTGA
- the LOC115718939 gene encoding vesicle-associated protein 2-2 isoform X1, with protein sequence MSKLLEIQPKELKFTIELKKPSSCSVQLSNNTNYHVAFKVKTTSPKRYCVRPNVGVIMPNSSCDFIVTMQMPRTTPLDLECKDKFLIQSTVVSAETTDEYITASMFAKDGGKLVEEKKLRVILVSPPHSPTLSPINGALNQGMGDDYLFSKDHSLNGVGNLSKQQTVSKDTEESVTVKIKEQKPVVATELKPVKNVEFMLEKDVQELKPAKGIEELKPAKHKEEMEPAKNSEVLNPTMYTEELKPVKYTEELKPSKHTEVLKTARYMEELKPTLYAEELKPTMYAEESKSSMYSEELKPLKYTEELSPAKYVEELKPSLYPEELKSAKYVEELKPSKYVEDLNPANDVMDLNSDKYVEELKPAKDIELKSVESVEESKPVKDVELKNVKAVEELKLFKDVEEIKSKLSKFELKLHQADATILQLMEERKSNIEERKFLQEKLVILSTPILFCGSLTILFCISYIFLSYYYLLQQNLRKINCNHYSSSGMNLGISDSEWEKY encoded by the exons ATGAGTAAACTTTTGGAAATTCAACCTAAAGAATTGAAGTTCACAA TTGAATTGAAGAAGCCAAGCTCATGTTCAGTTCAGCTTTCCAATAACACCAACTACCATGTTGCTTTTAAG GTTAAGACCACCTCCCCTAAGAGATACTGTGTGCGGCCCAATGTTGGTGTTATAATGCCCAATTCGAGTTGTGATTTTATAG TCACAATGCAAATGCCACGGACAACTCCACTCGACTTGGAGTGCAAGGATAAGTTTTTAATCCAGAGCACAGTGGTTTCTGCTGAGACAACGGATGAGTACATTACAGCTAGCATG TTTGCGAAAGATGGCGGGAAACTGGTTGAAGAGAAGAAACTGAGAGTGATTCTTGTCAGCCCACCTCATTCGCCAACCTTGTCACCAATTAATGGAGCCTTAAACCAGGGGATGGGtgatgattatttattttctaaagatCACTCTTTAAATGGAGTTGGAAATTTATCCAAACAACAAACG GTTAGCAAGGATACAGAGGAGTCTGTAACAGTTAAAATTAAGGAGCAAAAGCCAGTGGTGGCTACAGAATTGAAGCCTGTGAAAAATGTGGAGTTTATGCTGGAAAAGGACGTACAGGAGTTAAAACCAGCAAAGGGTATAGAGGAATTGAAGCCTGCAAAGCACAAGGAGGAAATGGAGCCTGCAAAGAACTCAGAGGTGTTGAATCCCACCATGTACACGGAGGAGTTGAAGCCCGTAAAGTACACGGAGGAGTTGAAGCCCTCAAAGCACACAGAGGTGTTGAAGACCGCAAGGTACATGGAGGAGTTGAAGCCCACCTTGTACGCGGAGGAGTTGAAGCCCACAATGTATGCAGAGGAGTCGAAGTCGTCAATGTACTCGGAGGAGTTGAAGCCATTAAAGTACACAGAAGAGTTGAGCCCTGCAAAGTACgtagaggaattgaagccatCATTGTACCCAGAGGAGTTGAAGTCTGCAAAGTACGTGGAGGAGTTGAAGCCATCAAAGTATGTGGAGGATTTGAATCCAGCAAACGATGTCATGGATTTGAATTCAGATAAATATgtagaggaattgaagccagCAAAGGACATAGAGTTAAAATCCGTAGAGAGTGTTGAGGAATCGAAGCCAGTGAAAGATGTTGAGTTGAAAAATGTAAAGGCTGTAGAGGAGTTGAAGTTGTTTAAAGATGTTGAGGAGATTAAATCAAAGCTAAGCAAATTTGAATTAAAACTTCATCAG GCTGATGCTACTATTTTACAGCTGATGGAGGAGAGAAAATCAAACattgaagagagaaaatttttaCAGGAgaaattagtaattctttcaaCCCCTATTCTGTTTTGTGGTTCTCTTACTATTTTGTTTTGTATTTCTTATATATTTCTCTCTTACTATTATCTCCTGCAACAAAATCTgagaaaaataaattgtaatcaCTATAGCAGCAGTGGGATGAATTTAGGAATCTCAGATAGTGAGtgggaaaaatattaa